AAGGAGGGAATCATAAAAGGTGTTTCCCTCCATGAAGCCCATGGTGGCGAGGATGAAAAGTAGGCCGGCCATAGGCCAGGCACCCTGCGGGACAAGGACGAGAAAGGCGGTTGAGACGGTCCCGAGGAGGACAAAGGCGGCAAGAAAATCCTTTTTCCGGGCACCTGCATCCGCAGTTGCACCCAAAATCGGGGCGGAGACGAGCATGACGAGACTCGATGCGGAATTGGCCGCACCGAGCCAGAAGGTGCTCGTCACCGGATCTCCTGATGCCGACCAATACTCCTTGAAAAAGACAGGGAAGAAACCGGCCATGACCACGGCCGCGTAAGCCGAGTTCGCCCAGTCGTAAAAGGCCCAGGAAACCAGGCCCCGTCTCCCTGTCACATTCACCTCAGTACACGGATTCAGGACTCAGCCGTCAGCATCGCCTTGATGTCTTCAACGGTATAGACCTTGCCAGAGCCCTTGAGGACCCCGTCCACCGCGATGCCAGGGGTGGAAATGACCCCTCTGGCAAGGATCCTCTTCATGTCCGAAACCTTCTCCACACGGGCATTCAGCCCCAGTTCAGCCACTGCCTTCTCTGCATTCTCCGCAAGCTGTTTGCACCGGGGGCAGCCTGGTCCAAGGATCTCGATGTGTTTCATAATGACCTCACCTCACACTATTAGATTGAAAAGATATCCCACCATAATGATAGCCGCTGTAACAATAGCGATAAAGGTCCAGATGAGCCGTTTCTTGAGGACCTGGCTCAGGATCACCATCTCCGGAAACGAAAGGGCAGTGACCGCCATCATGAAGGCAAGGGTCGTACCAAGAGGAAGCCCTTTTTCCATCAAGGCCTG
This DNA window, taken from Deltaproteobacteria bacterium, encodes the following:
- a CDS encoding thioredoxin family protein, with the protein product MKHIEILGPGCPRCKQLAENAEKAVAELGLNARVEKVSDMKRILARGVISTPGIAVDGVLKGSGKVYTVEDIKAMLTAES